Proteins encoded by one window of Candidatus Polarisedimenticolia bacterium:
- a CDS encoding DEAD/DEAH box helicase, translating to MLQGFHPAIQEWFAGRFGEPSQPQKEGWPRIREGRHTLIAAPTGTGKTLAAFLSAIDALLRQGAELPDATQVLYVSPLKALGNDIQKNLREPLDDLRRIDPSLPEIRVLVRSGDTLPAERTAMRKHPPHILVTTPESLYILLTSDGGRAMLRTVRTVIVDEIHAICGDKRGSHLALSLERLEALTEQPPQRIGLSATQKPLEQVGQLLVGAGRECALVDVGHRRAMDIGVEVPDSPLETVCSHQTWDEIYKKMADLIRQHRTTLVFVNTRKIAERIAARLTEVLGREQVTSHHGSLSRERRLDAEQRLKEGSLRALVATASLELGIDIGDVDLVVQVGVTPSIAAFLQRVGRAGHALSRIPKGRLFPLTRDELVCAAALLYSVRRSDLDRTPQPRRPLDILAQQVVASCVPETWPEDELFARITRAWPYRDLSREDFDATVRLHTQGRLALLHRDGVHRRLRATKRARLTALTSGGAIPDNADYQVLMEPDGILVGTLNEDFAVESNVGDIFQLGNASWKVLKVEPGIVRVADAQGAPPSLPFWLGEAPARTSELSDAVTRIREQGRDAAWLKREAGLDESSATQLSDYVEAGARALGAVPTRECVILERFFDESGGMQLVLHSPFGGRVNRAWGLALRKRFCRGFGFELQAAANEEAIVLSLGPHHSFPLAEVFDYLHPKTARDLLIQAILPSPLFLTRWRWNLTRSLLLARTRMGRRVPAPLLRMRADDQLVQAFPQVLACGETLPPGDLPVPWDHPIVRQTIEDCLEEAMDAEGMVDLLRDLRKGRIRRLAVDTTEPSPFALGVLNALPYAFLDDAPLEERRTQAVMRRRSLDDATADTVGALDPDAVARVREEAWPQAESAEEVHEALLWMGYATVSEVEASGWQEWIGELAAQSRVVREGDRWFAAESPREALPVLRGRMGALGPVTVVESRQERGRWVLSEQEGAELPALENEGVVLRCRLEGRQAWCDRRLLARIHAYTLERLRREIEPVSAGAFWRFLGCWQHADPDHRLEGPRGVAEVIQQLAGFEAPSAAWEASILPGRIRGYRPEWLDHLTLTGEVVWGRIWESGAAPIRSTPISLLPRREFASWLALADWKEERAGAPARPGEDRLAALSGRGRTVLDLLAGRGALFAQELEGLSGLLPTHLHMALAELISGGWMTCDSYGGLRRLLRPGKEHRRFGVRSLLVPAGRWSLLRGLPLADSAVRTPAPDRKAREALVEFAARQLLRRYGVLQRRLLEREKLPLPWRDIVRTCRALELKGEIRGGRFIAGFAGEQYALPEAVELLRAQRKREPSPLTVSASDPLNLQGILTPAARIPSQARARVQVG from the coding sequence ATGCTTCAAGGATTCCATCCAGCCATCCAGGAATGGTTCGCCGGCCGCTTCGGAGAGCCCTCGCAGCCCCAGAAGGAAGGGTGGCCGCGCATCCGCGAGGGGCGGCACACCCTGATCGCGGCGCCGACCGGCACGGGGAAGACGCTCGCCGCTTTTCTGTCGGCCATCGACGCGCTGTTGCGGCAAGGAGCGGAGCTGCCCGACGCCACCCAGGTCCTGTACGTCTCCCCCTTGAAGGCGCTCGGCAACGACATCCAGAAGAACCTGCGCGAGCCGCTGGACGATCTGCGGCGGATCGACCCGAGCCTTCCCGAGATCCGCGTCCTGGTCCGGTCGGGCGATACGCTCCCGGCGGAGCGGACGGCGATGCGCAAGCATCCGCCCCACATCCTGGTCACCACGCCCGAATCGCTCTACATCCTCCTCACCAGCGACGGCGGCCGCGCCATGCTGCGCACTGTCCGCACCGTCATCGTCGACGAGATTCATGCCATCTGCGGCGACAAGCGCGGATCGCACCTGGCCCTGTCGCTGGAGCGTCTCGAGGCGCTGACCGAACAGCCGCCGCAGCGCATCGGGCTTTCGGCGACCCAGAAGCCGCTCGAGCAGGTCGGACAGCTCCTGGTCGGGGCGGGCCGGGAGTGCGCGCTCGTCGACGTCGGCCACCGCCGCGCGATGGACATCGGCGTCGAAGTCCCCGATTCGCCGCTCGAGACCGTCTGCTCCCACCAGACCTGGGACGAGATCTATAAGAAGATGGCGGACCTCATCCGCCAACATCGCACCACGCTGGTGTTCGTGAACACCCGGAAGATCGCCGAGCGGATCGCGGCGCGGCTCACCGAGGTTCTGGGCCGCGAGCAGGTCACGAGCCACCACGGCAGCCTCTCCCGGGAGCGCCGCCTCGACGCCGAGCAGCGCCTCAAGGAGGGCTCGCTCCGGGCGCTGGTCGCCACCGCGTCGCTGGAGCTGGGGATCGACATCGGCGACGTGGACCTGGTCGTCCAGGTTGGCGTGACGCCGTCGATCGCCGCGTTTCTGCAGCGCGTGGGGCGCGCCGGTCACGCCCTTTCACGGATCCCGAAGGGGCGTCTCTTCCCCCTCACCCGGGACGAGCTGGTGTGCGCCGCGGCGCTGCTCTACTCCGTCCGCCGCAGCGATCTCGATCGCACGCCGCAGCCGCGCCGGCCCCTGGACATCCTGGCGCAGCAAGTGGTGGCGTCGTGCGTTCCCGAGACCTGGCCGGAGGACGAGCTGTTCGCCCGGATCACCCGGGCCTGGCCTTATCGCGATCTGTCGCGCGAGGATTTCGACGCGACCGTCCGCCTCCACACCCAGGGAAGGCTCGCCCTGCTCCATCGCGACGGCGTCCACCGGCGCCTGCGCGCCACCAAGCGTGCCCGCCTCACCGCGCTGACTTCGGGAGGAGCGATCCCCGACAACGCCGACTATCAAGTCCTGATGGAGCCCGACGGCATCCTGGTGGGCACCCTGAACGAGGACTTCGCCGTCGAGTCGAACGTCGGCGACATCTTCCAGCTCGGGAACGCCTCGTGGAAAGTCCTGAAGGTGGAGCCGGGGATCGTCCGCGTGGCCGACGCCCAGGGAGCCCCTCCCAGCCTGCCGTTCTGGCTCGGCGAAGCTCCGGCGCGGACCTCCGAGCTGTCGGATGCGGTGACGCGGATTCGCGAGCAGGGGCGCGATGCGGCTTGGCTGAAGCGGGAAGCGGGGCTGGACGAATCGTCCGCGACCCAGCTCTCGGACTACGTCGAGGCGGGGGCGCGGGCCCTCGGAGCGGTCCCGACGCGCGAGTGCGTGATCCTCGAGCGCTTCTTCGACGAATCGGGAGGGATGCAGCTCGTCCTGCACTCGCCGTTCGGCGGCCGCGTCAACCGCGCCTGGGGGCTGGCGCTGCGCAAGCGGTTCTGCCGCGGCTTCGGCTTCGAGCTGCAGGCGGCGGCGAACGAGGAGGCCATCGTCCTTTCCCTGGGACCGCACCACAGCTTTCCGCTCGCGGAAGTGTTCGATTACCTCCATCCGAAGACGGCGCGGGACCTGCTCATCCAGGCGATCCTCCCGTCGCCCTTGTTCCTCACCCGGTGGCGGTGGAACCTGACGCGCTCGCTGCTGCTCGCGCGGACCCGGATGGGACGGCGCGTCCCGGCGCCGCTTCTGCGCATGCGGGCCGACGATCAGCTGGTCCAGGCGTTTCCCCAGGTGCTGGCCTGCGGCGAGACGCTGCCTCCCGGCGATCTCCCGGTGCCCTGGGATCATCCGATCGTCCGGCAGACGATCGAGGACTGCCTGGAGGAGGCGATGGACGCCGAGGGAATGGTGGATCTCTTGCGCGATCTGCGCAAAGGCCGGATCCGCCGGCTGGCCGTCGACACGACCGAGCCTTCCCCGTTCGCCCTGGGAGTCCTGAACGCCCTGCCTTACGCCTTCCTCGACGACGCCCCCTTGGAGGAGCGGCGCACGCAGGCGGTGATGCGGCGGCGGAGCCTGGACGACGCGACCGCCGACACCGTCGGCGCGCTCGACCCTGACGCCGTCGCGCGGGTGCGCGAGGAAGCCTGGCCGCAGGCCGAATCGGCCGAGGAAGTGCACGAGGCGTTGCTCTGGATGGGCTACGCGACGGTTTCGGAAGTCGAGGCGTCGGGCTGGCAGGAATGGATCGGCGAGCTGGCCGCGCAGTCCCGTGTCGTCCGGGAGGGGGACCGGTGGTTCGCCGCGGAGTCGCCGCGGGAGGCTTTGCCCGTCCTGCGCGGGCGGATGGGGGCCCTGGGCCCGGTGACGGTCGTCGAGTCTCGGCAGGAGCGCGGGCGGTGGGTCCTTTCGGAGCAGGAAGGGGCCGAATTGCCCGCCCTCGAGAACGAAGGGGTCGTCCTGCGCTGCCGCCTGGAGGGGAGGCAGGCCTGGTGCGACCGCAGGCTCCTGGCGCGGATCCACGCCTACACGCTCGAGCGGCTGCGCCGGGAGATCGAGCCGGTCAGCGCCGGGGCGTTCTGGAGATTCCTCGGGTGCTGGCAGCATGCCGACCCCGACCATCGCCTCGAAGGGCCGCGCGGCGTCGCCGAGGTGATTCAGCAGCTCGCCGGCTTCGAAGCGCCCTCGGCGGCGTGGGAGGCGTCGATCCTTCCCGGCAGGATCCGCGGCTACCGCCCCGAGTGGCTCGACCATCTGACGCTCACCGGCGAGGTGGTCTGGGGAAGGATCTGGGAGTCGGGCGCCGCGCCGATCCGGAGCACGCCGATCAGCCTGCTTCCCCGGCGCGAGTTCGCCTCCTGGCTCGCCCTGGCGGACTGGAAGGAGGAGCGGGCCGGAGCGCCGGCGAGACCCGGCGAGGATCGGCTCGCCGCCTTGTCGGGAAGAGGCAGGACCGTGCTCGACCTCCTCGCCGGGCGCGGCGCGCTCTTCGCCCAGGAGCTGGAGGGCCTTTCCGGCCTCCTGCCGACGCATCTCCACATGGCCTTGGCGGAGCTGATCTCGGGAGGATGGATGACCTGCGATTCCTACGGGGGATTGCGGCGTCTCCTCCGCCCCGGCAAGGAGCACCGGCGCTTCGGAGTGCGATCGCTCCTGGTGCCGGCGGGCCGCTGGTCTTTGCTCCGCGGCCTGCCGCTCGCCGATTCCGCCGTTCGAACCCCCGCGCCGGACCGCAAGGCGCGGGAAGCGCTCGTGGAATTCGCCGCGCGGCAGCTCTTGAGGCGCTATGGAGTCCTGCAAAGGCGCCTGCTCGAGCGCGAGAAGCTGCCGCTTCCCTGGCGCGACATCGTCCGCACCTGCCGGGCGCTCGAGCTGAAAGGGGAGATCCGCGGCGGCCGGTTCATCGCAGGCTTCGCGGGCGAGCAATACGCCCTGCCCGAGGCGGTGGAGCTGCTCCGCGCCCAGCGCAAGCGGGAACCCTCGCCGCTCACCGTCTCAGCGTCGGATCCTTTGAACTTGCAGGGGATCCTGACTCCGGCCGCGCGCATCCCCTCGCAGGCGAGGGCTCGCGTCCAGGTCGGCTGA
- a CDS encoding UBP-type zinc finger domain-containing protein, with the protein MSDKEPATCAHLVEIGSVRHAKRRECEECVKIGARWVHLRTCQECGGTRCCDSSPNRHASKHAASSGHPVVASAEPGERWLYCYPDDAVREY; encoded by the coding sequence ATGAGCGATAAAGAGCCGGCGACCTGCGCGCACCTTGTCGAGATCGGCAGCGTGCGCCACGCCAAGCGCCGGGAGTGCGAGGAGTGCGTGAAGATCGGGGCGCGCTGGGTCCATCTCCGGACTTGCCAGGAATGCGGCGGCACGCGGTGCTGCGACAGCTCGCCGAACCGGCACGCGAGCAAGCACGCGGCCTCCAGCGGCCATCCCGTCGTCGCCTCCGCGGAGCCGGGCGAGCGCTGGCTCTACTGCTATCCCGACGACGCGGTCCGCGAGTACTGA
- a CDS encoding protein kinase, which translates to MGPYEIVEAAGAGGMGEVYKARDTRLDRMVAIKVLPDSLLHDPGWRQRLEREARAVSSLSHPHICTLHDIGRQNSIDYLVMEFLEGETLAARLRRGPLPLEEALRHALEIADALDAAHRRGIIHRDLKPGNIMLTRAGAKLLDFGLAKAALPPGAGVTLTALATQTTPLTHEGAPAGTFPYMSPEQVEGKEMDARSDLFSFGSVFYEMVTGKRAFGGDTHAQVLASILRDDPAPIGGLRPESARDVEPIIRRCLMKDRSSRYPDASALFEDLRIGAERRRTLSEPRPIRRGRMALVLVSLAVVAVLAFSAWIWRRNARERWARRTALPEITRLLEADRSVAAFRLAREVQPLMKGDPQFEKLWKNVSVPMTLLTEPEGAEVLFKDYGDAHAEWNRLGVSPVENARVPFAQLRWKLVKDGFEPVELTSPLPSSVKLFSSDQVPHGMVHVPGGSYQYQATPPVELGDYWLDRFEVTNREFKQFLDRGGYEKREYWKIPFVKEGRTLGFDEAMTLLRDSTGRPGPSTWELGTYPEGQADFPVGGVSWYEAGAYAEFTRRSLPTFHHWFRAARADNIFSGILPLSNFGGEGPSRVGSHEGLSLWGAYDMAGNVREWVSNAAGSSRYTLGGAWSDPTYLFTGPDALDPFDRSPTQGFRCALYPSPPPAAAFGPIETVFRDYSKEKPVGDAIFAAYRSLHRYDPGPLEARIESSADDSEYWREERVSYAAAYGGERIPATLFLPKNAAPPYQAVLYFPPGSALRLHSIRDAGTRQFDFLIRSGRAVLFPGYKGTYERRVPPGAGGANAERDVVIQWSKDVGRSLDYLESRSDIDRRGFGFYGLSMGARFAPIAGAVEPRLRVLVLVGGGLSTESKPPEIDSFNFAPHVRVPVLMINGNHDFIFPPETSQKPLFRLFPLPESAKRHYVFDGGHVPPRSQEVARETLDWLDRHLGPVRMKADQ; encoded by the coding sequence TTGGGGCCTTACGAGATCGTCGAAGCCGCCGGCGCCGGCGGGATGGGGGAGGTCTACAAAGCCCGGGACACTCGTCTCGACCGCATGGTGGCGATCAAGGTCCTGCCGGATTCCCTGCTTCACGATCCGGGATGGCGGCAGCGGCTGGAGCGGGAAGCGCGCGCCGTCTCGAGCCTGTCCCATCCTCACATCTGCACGCTTCACGACATCGGTCGCCAGAACAGCATCGACTACCTGGTGATGGAATTCCTGGAAGGCGAGACGCTCGCCGCGCGCCTCCGGAGGGGTCCCCTGCCACTCGAGGAGGCGCTGCGCCATGCGCTGGAGATCGCCGACGCGCTCGACGCGGCGCACCGGCGCGGGATCATTCATCGCGACCTCAAGCCGGGCAACATCATGCTGACCCGGGCGGGCGCCAAGCTCCTCGATTTCGGCCTCGCGAAGGCCGCCTTGCCACCGGGGGCGGGCGTCACCCTGACGGCCCTGGCGACGCAGACGACCCCGCTGACTCACGAGGGGGCGCCGGCCGGCACCTTCCCTTACATGTCGCCCGAGCAGGTCGAAGGAAAAGAGATGGACGCCCGGAGCGATCTCTTCTCCTTCGGCTCCGTCTTTTACGAGATGGTCACGGGCAAGCGCGCCTTCGGCGGCGACACCCATGCGCAGGTGCTCGCCTCCATCCTGCGCGACGACCCGGCGCCGATCGGCGGACTGCGGCCCGAGAGCGCCCGCGACGTCGAGCCGATCATCCGCCGATGCCTGATGAAGGATCGCTCTTCGCGGTATCCGGACGCTTCGGCCCTCTTCGAAGATCTCCGGATCGGCGCGGAGCGCCGGAGAACGCTGAGCGAGCCCCGGCCGATCCGGCGGGGCCGAATGGCTCTGGTCCTCGTGTCGCTCGCGGTCGTGGCCGTCCTCGCCTTTTCCGCCTGGATCTGGCGCCGCAACGCCCGCGAGCGCTGGGCGCGGCGCACGGCCCTGCCGGAGATCACCCGCCTCCTGGAAGCGGACCGGTCCGTCGCGGCTTTCCGCCTCGCCCGCGAGGTGCAGCCTCTGATGAAGGGAGACCCGCAGTTCGAGAAGCTCTGGAAAAACGTCTCGGTGCCCATGACCCTGCTCACGGAGCCGGAAGGGGCTGAAGTGCTCTTCAAGGACTACGGCGACGCGCACGCGGAGTGGAATCGCCTCGGGGTGTCGCCCGTCGAAAACGCCCGGGTGCCCTTCGCGCAGCTTCGCTGGAAGCTCGTGAAGGACGGGTTCGAGCCCGTCGAGCTGACCAGCCCTCTGCCTTCCTCGGTGAAGCTCTTTTCAAGCGATCAGGTTCCGCACGGCATGGTGCACGTTCCCGGAGGTTCCTATCAGTATCAGGCCACGCCGCCTGTCGAGCTGGGAGACTACTGGCTGGACCGTTTCGAGGTCACGAACCGTGAATTCAAGCAGTTCCTTGACCGCGGCGGATACGAAAAGCGGGAGTACTGGAAGATCCCGTTTGTCAAGGAGGGCCGCACGCTGGGCTTCGACGAGGCCATGACTCTACTCCGCGACTCCACCGGCCGTCCCGGTCCGTCCACCTGGGAGCTGGGCACGTATCCCGAAGGCCAGGCTGATTTTCCCGTGGGGGGCGTGAGCTGGTACGAGGCCGGCGCGTACGCGGAATTCACCAGGAGGAGTCTCCCGACCTTCCACCACTGGTTTCGCGCGGCGCGGGCCGACAATATCTTTTCCGGCATCCTTCCCTTGAGCAACTTCGGCGGCGAAGGCCCGTCGCGGGTGGGGAGCCACGAAGGTCTTTCTCTTTGGGGCGCCTACGACATGGCCGGAAATGTCCGGGAGTGGGTGTCGAACGCCGCCGGCTCGAGCCGCTACACGCTAGGCGGAGCCTGGAGCGATCCGACCTATCTCTTCACCGGCCCCGACGCCCTCGACCCCTTCGACCGCAGTCCGACCCAGGGGTTTCGCTGCGCGCTCTACCCGTCACCGCCTCCCGCGGCGGCCTTCGGGCCGATCGAGACGGTCTTCCGCGACTACTCGAAGGAGAAGCCGGTCGGGGACGCGATCTTCGCCGCGTACCGAAGCCTTCACCGGTACGATCCTGGCCCGCTCGAGGCCCGCATCGAGTCGTCGGCGGATGATTCCGAGTATTGGCGGGAGGAGAGAGTCAGCTACGCTGCCGCCTACGGCGGCGAGCGGATCCCGGCGACCCTCTTCCTTCCGAAGAATGCCGCGCCGCCCTACCAGGCGGTGCTCTACTTCCCTCCCGGCAGCGCCCTCCGCCTCCACTCGATCCGCGATGCGGGCACGCGCCAGTTCGACTTCCTGATCCGCAGCGGCAGGGCCGTGCTCTTCCCCGGATACAAGGGAACCTACGAGCGCCGCGTGCCGCCCGGGGCGGGCGGGGCAAACGCGGAGCGTGACGTCGTGATCCAGTGGTCCAAGGATGTCGGCCGCTCCCTCGATTACCTCGAGAGCCGCTCGGATATCGATCGCCGGGGCTTCGGTTTCTACGGATTGAGCATGGGGGCCCGGTTCGCTCCCATCGCGGGGGCCGTCGAGCCTCGCCTGCGCGTCCTGGTCCTCGTCGGGGGAGGCCTCAGCACGGAGAGCAAGCCCCCCGAAATCGACTCCTTCAACTTCGCGCCGCACGTTCGCGTCCCGGTCTTGATGATCAACGGCAATCACGACTTCATCTTCCCCCCCGAGACCTCGCAAAAGCCCCTTTTCCGTCTCTTCCCGCTTCCGGAAAGCGCCAAGCGTCATTATGTCTTCGACGGCGGCCACGTCCCGCCTCGATCGCAGGAGGTCGCCCGCGAGACGCTCGACTGGCTGGACCGCCACCTGGGCCCCGTTCGGATGAAGGCGGATCAATGA
- the creC gene encoding two-component system sensor histidine kinase CreC, translating to MKLGTALFLAYLLIFLLCFSYPIVHIANSLRTRYLESVEEPLVDQANILAAVIGHEMEAGHFEAGELNKVLAGATARDLSAKIYRMKKEHVDAQIYITDATGRVLLDSGNPGNVGADFSQWRDVRLTLRGEYGARTTRTNPEDPNSAILYVAAPIRVQGATVGTLTVAEPTTSINAFLESAKPKIFRTAALSAVVAVGLGLLVSWWVSREIGKLTRFANDVRAGKRLALPRLAPTELREMGKAFDKMKESLEGKKYVEEYVQTLTHEIKSPVSAIRGAAELLDEEMPREKRAQFLANLRHEAERIQDLIDRMLKLSELETRKSLQSTEIIPVSALLRTVLESKEPMLLRKALEVRTEVDEKAAVRGDPFLLHQALSNLLQNAIDFSPAGRRILLGAGARDAMVALTVEDQGPGIPDYAKEKLFEKFFSLPRPDTGKKSTGLGLNFVREVAALHGGEIRLENLPGLGFRTTLLLPAAR from the coding sequence ATGAAGCTGGGCACCGCCCTTTTCCTCGCCTACCTTCTCATCTTCCTGCTCTGCTTCTCCTACCCGATCGTCCACATCGCCAACAGCCTCCGGACCCGCTATCTGGAGAGCGTGGAGGAGCCTCTGGTCGATCAGGCGAACATCCTGGCGGCCGTCATCGGGCACGAGATGGAGGCCGGACACTTCGAGGCGGGCGAGCTGAACAAGGTGCTCGCCGGAGCGACCGCGCGCGATCTTTCTGCGAAGATCTACCGGATGAAGAAGGAGCACGTCGACGCGCAGATCTATATTACCGACGCGACGGGGAGGGTCCTTCTCGATTCGGGAAATCCCGGGAACGTCGGCGCCGACTTCAGCCAGTGGCGGGACGTCCGCCTGACCCTGAGAGGGGAGTATGGGGCCCGCACGACGCGGACAAATCCGGAGGATCCCAACTCCGCGATCCTGTACGTCGCCGCGCCAATCCGGGTTCAGGGCGCAACGGTCGGCACGCTGACGGTGGCGGAGCCGACGACGAGCATCAACGCGTTTCTCGAATCGGCGAAGCCGAAGATCTTCAGGACGGCTGCGCTCTCCGCCGTGGTCGCGGTAGGCCTCGGCCTCCTCGTCTCCTGGTGGGTGTCGCGGGAGATCGGCAAGCTGACGCGGTTCGCGAACGACGTGCGCGCCGGAAAGCGGCTCGCGCTTCCGCGTTTGGCGCCGACGGAGCTGAGGGAGATGGGCAAGGCCTTCGACAAGATGAAGGAGTCGCTCGAAGGGAAGAAGTACGTCGAGGAGTACGTCCAGACACTCACGCACGAGATCAAGAGCCCGGTGTCGGCGATCCGCGGGGCGGCCGAGTTGCTTGACGAGGAGATGCCGCGGGAGAAGCGCGCCCAGTTCCTGGCGAACCTCCGTCACGAAGCCGAGCGCATCCAGGATCTGATCGATCGGATGCTGAAGCTCTCGGAGCTGGAGACCCGGAAGTCGCTCCAGTCGACCGAAATCATCCCGGTCTCGGCGTTGCTTCGAACCGTTCTGGAAAGCAAGGAGCCGATGCTGCTGAGAAAGGCGCTCGAGGTCCGGACCGAGGTCGACGAGAAAGCCGCCGTCCGGGGAGATCCGTTCCTCCTGCACCAGGCTCTCTCGAATCTCCTCCAGAACGCCATCGATTTCAGCCCCGCCGGGCGGCGGATCCTCCTGGGGGCCGGCGCCCGCGACGCCATGGTCGCCCTGACGGTGGAAGACCAGGGTCCGGGCATTCCCGATTACGCGAAGGAAAAGCTGTTCGAGAAGTTCTTTTCTCTGCCGCGGCCGGACACGGGGAAGAAGAGCACCGGGCTGGGGCTCAATTTCGTCAGGGAAGTGGCGGCGCTGCACGGCGGCGAGATCCGCCTCGAGAACCTGCCGGGACTGGGGTTCAGGACCACGCTCCTGCTTCCGGCCGCGCGGTAG
- the creB gene encoding two-component system response regulator CreB, whose product MKARILIVDDEPAILDNIQYVLEAEGLETLRASEGQTVPSLLARERIDLILLDIGLPDISGIDLCKEIRKTHTTPIIFLTARSGELDRVVGLELGADDYISKPFSPRELSARVKAVLRRVRGPAAPARPHGRFSVDEARRQISYFGRTLELSRYEYEILRVFLRHPGHVLSRDQLMTMVWEQPESSLDRSVDAHIKNLRAKLKSIRPGDDPILTHRGIGYSLKEDP is encoded by the coding sequence GTGAAGGCGAGGATCCTGATCGTCGACGACGAGCCGGCGATCCTGGACAACATTCAATACGTTCTCGAAGCGGAGGGGTTGGAGACGCTGCGCGCCTCCGAGGGGCAGACCGTCCCCTCCTTACTCGCGCGGGAGAGGATCGACCTGATCCTGCTCGACATCGGCCTGCCGGACATCAGTGGCATCGATCTCTGCAAGGAGATTCGCAAGACGCACACGACGCCGATCATCTTCCTCACGGCTCGATCCGGAGAGCTCGACCGGGTCGTCGGCCTCGAGCTGGGCGCCGATGACTACATCTCCAAACCTTTCAGCCCGCGGGAGCTCTCGGCCCGGGTGAAGGCGGTGCTCCGGCGGGTGCGCGGACCCGCGGCTCCCGCCCGGCCCCACGGCAGGTTCTCGGTCGACGAAGCGCGGCGCCAGATCTCCTACTTCGGCCGGACGCTGGAGCTGTCGAGGTACGAATACGAGATTCTCAGGGTCTTTCTCCGGCATCCCGGCCACGTCCTCTCCCGGGATCAGCTCATGACGATGGTCTGGGAGCAGCCGGAGAGTAGTCTCGATCGAAGCGTCGACGCCCACATCAAGAACCTGCGCGCCAAGCTGAAGTCCATCCGGCCCGGCGACGACCCCATCCTGACCCACAGGGGCATCGGCTACTCGCTCAAAGAGGATCCATGA
- the xrtK gene encoding exosortase K, translated as MRLLSPPRREIVRALPFFGAGFLLVLALKYHYRHATVDDLDWILRPTAGVAELLSGIRFEREAHAGWINHPHRIILAAGCAGVNFLIVAYSTLFFSFLHRLGSAAGRGVWLAASLGIALLLTIGTNALRILGAIHLYESDLHGGLLTPERIHRAAGTVVYCLSLLLAYLTVERLFRRWGAGESGGKAASPLVPLGWYLTFTLGVPLLDRAFLADPGRFLEHATQVVSTCAFLFFGVLLWRAGRRGWPRRVDGDRADAKC; from the coding sequence ATGAGGCTGCTCTCGCCGCCGCGGCGCGAGATCGTCCGGGCCCTGCCCTTTTTCGGGGCCGGCTTCCTCCTCGTCCTGGCGCTGAAATACCATTATCGCCACGCCACGGTCGACGATCTCGACTGGATTCTCCGGCCGACGGCGGGCGTCGCGGAGCTGCTCTCGGGAATTCGCTTCGAGCGGGAGGCCCATGCGGGATGGATCAACCACCCGCACCGGATCATCCTGGCGGCCGGGTGCGCCGGAGTCAATTTCCTGATCGTCGCGTACTCGACGCTCTTCTTCTCGTTCCTGCACCGTCTCGGAAGCGCGGCGGGTAGGGGCGTCTGGCTGGCCGCGAGCCTGGGAATCGCGCTTCTCCTGACAATCGGGACCAACGCGCTGCGCATCCTCGGCGCGATTCACCTGTACGAATCGGACCTTCACGGCGGCCTGCTCACGCCGGAGCGGATCCATCGGGCGGCCGGAACGGTGGTGTACTGTCTGTCCCTGCTGCTCGCTTATCTGACGGTGGAGCGGCTGTTCCGGCGCTGGGGCGCCGGAGAGTCCGGCGGAAAGGCGGCCTCGCCGCTCGTCCCGCTCGGCTGGTACCTGACGTTCACCTTGGGCGTGCCCTTGCTCGATCGGGCCTTCCTAGCCGATCCCGGCAGGTTCCTGGAGCATGCGACCCAGGTCGTCTCCACCTGCGCCTTCCTTTTCTTCGGCGTCCTGCTGTGGCGCGCCGGGCGCCGAGGATGGCCTCGGCGAGTCGACGGTGATCGGGCGGATGCGAAGTGCTAG